The genomic region TCGGTGAGCACTTCAATGATTCAGCCACCAGTTAGATGTGGCATATCAAAACATGCTGATTAGAAAGCACAATTATTGCTCAGAAAGGCCACTCTAACAATTCCAATTGCAATATGCAATTTTATTACACAACACAATGTCACTCAAATTTGGGGGAGCATGTGATTGGCATACTGACTGCAggaattcttgaatttcccctggggatcaataaagtatctatctttctatctatctatctaggaatGTCCACCAGAGTAGCTTATTCCTGGTGAAGGTGAAGTGGTCCCTAATATTGATTTTACCAAatttatgaacaaaactgaGTGAAATGAATCTGTTATATATACAAGTATTTTACTTACATTTTTGAGAAATGGAATGTGTTGCATTTTAGGTTTTTGCTAAAATGTGTACAACTCTGTCTACATCTGGGCCCTCTCACCTGTTCTCGcagtctctctgtctcgtcCTGGTAGGCGACGAGCTGCTTCTTCCACTGTTCCACGTTAGCATTAGCCTCATGGAGCGCCGCCACCAGTTTAGAATTGCTGTCCTGCAGCGTGAACAGCTCAGCCTCCAGGTTCATCTCACAGATTGACCTGAGTACATCAACAAAACCAAGCATTTCAAAACAAGTGAACACTAAGCACTTCAGTATACATGAGCCAAAAGATAGAATCTGTTGACTCAAACTTTTTTATCCACTTTTCCTTGACCTTGAAGAAGATGAAATATACACTTAGTTAACAACAATCTTAAGAGAATCTGATTCTATTTACCCTAGGCTACTTAATTATGGGAAGGCAGGTGTTATTGACGTGATTGTAGATCAAGGTGGTGGTTGTTACCTGGGGCAAGGAAATGTGGGTTGTCACTGTCACCTTTCCTTTCATAAAGCAATCTTTAATGTATCCTATTCTAAAAGAGATTTGAAAGAAAGCTCCTTTCCTAAGGATGTAGACAATTTGAACAGCTCTTAGCACCAAATATTTCCGGGTAACTTCATTTGCACAGGAACTTAGGAAAGAAGGCTTTCCGAACGCAGCCTTAAATTAATTTTAAGCACAGCACTTACTTCTCTGGAATGGTTTATTAGTTTATGATAATATTTCCCAGCATTTTCAATATCCTTTCACAATTGAAATATTTCGTTCTCACTGGTAACAGAAATAGACCATTAGTTTAATGACATAGGGGAAGACATTACATGGCCTCATCCATCATGAATGTGAGCTCTGCAGTGAGTATTGATTTCTGTAGTTATTGCATACAGTACActcgaatgtgttgtccctacctacagtagacacagagatgtgataagcaagttgtgttgttttccacacgttcattttaagagtgtacatgttcattttaatttgatcTCACTTTATTCATAATTGATGGCGTATGACCAACGATGACTTGATAtttgaaattaattatgttttgtgaTTCTGTTTAATCCATTTGTCTATAAACTTCATGTACATTTCTCAATATCTGCTGTGAGCAATTTGCCTGATCCAATGGCCTTAAAATGTTCTATATCTGTGACTATACAAAGTCTGTGCAGAAAGCACAAGAGAGAGGTACAAGAGACCTTTCACATGAACTACTATTTCGCAAATTTCATAGGAAAGAACAGTCAAGTGCCTCACCATGACAACTACGgtgatgaaaataaaaaaaaagggttaaaaaaagaaaagaaagaaagaaaaaaatcagtgcCCTTGTGATGACGGCCTCTTATCGCAGACAAGGCAAGTCTGCTGGTCAAGGCTACTGGCTGTGGCAGGTGCAGTCAGGAGTTTGCCACCTCCTATGAGGGTCGCATACAGCATTTATGTACGTGACTCAGACCGTCTAATGACCCCTAATTtccccacacacaggcacacacttccTGGATGGACAAGGCTGAATGAGCAGTGAATAATGGCAGGGAGTGTAACCATGACTACAGTGgcagttctttttttttggatgAATGAGAACTCTATAACATTCTAAACCTGACATTTGTAAAATTAGATTGCTATTTGGCGAAAGATTTCCCTGTTATGAAACGGATTCAGATGTATAATGAAACTCATGACATTAATTACtttaaatataaagaaaatatgTATTAATACACTTCACTGTGATCTCATCAGGTTTTTGGAAGAGTTATAAGAGCTGTGGAAAACAGTAGTTGAACAGCCAGGCTACACTGAATGTGCAACTGAAGCATAACATTTGCTGATGGTATGCTGCAACAATATGCTTCCACTGGTCAGATCATCAGATGTCCAGAATAGCCCTGCCATAACAGCGGTCATCAAGGAGAAACAGTTACCCTTCAGACAACATCTTCTTGATGCGCTCCTTCTCAGAGTTGAGTGTAATGTCTGCACTCTGGCTGCGGAAGAGCTTGTCTTCAGGGCCGTTGGCACACATCACTGGAGGAGACTGCAGCTCATCAGACAAGTCCTGCAAGACCAACCAGGAGACACCAACTTAACAAAATGCTTTAACATTAACATGTACATATGTACAAACTTTGGAGAACCACATCAGAGGCAATATAGAACATTAgaatgttgctgattggatcataaacggccacagcaatgaagaaaagtgaaagtgattgataatgactgactgactctattattgtgttacatgctccaaatgtaaagcactttgagctgcattctgtgtatgaaaggtgctatacaaataaagcttattattattattattatagaacTCCTTTGTTGATAAGTATCAGTGTACAGACCGCAACTTTTGTTTACAAACAGTCGTATAACTAGACTTCCACCAGTCTGAAAGAATGTACCTCTGAGAAATGTAGAGGTGGTCAGGACATTCCTGTTGTGACCGGACAATACTGCTTTTAAATCTAGTAGATTAAGGGCCACCTACCAAAAGAAAATTAAGATCTCAGCTAGTGGAACCAGGGGGAAGGTGGGAGAAGTTTGCAAGAGCCTGAATTGAACTGAACACACCTTCAGCGTGAACTGAGCGCACCTCCCGGTTATTTTCTAGTAGATGCCCTTCAGTGCCCTGTTTTTATAACTCACTCTACAAAATAACTCCCATATGCCATTCAATGGGTCTGATTATAATATGATTTGGTTTAACATTGCACCCTCCTGCATCTTCATGTCACATTTCATGATGCTGAAAAAGcgcacacacattctgtgtgCATCTCTTGCCATTAGGCGTCCTGTGAAGGGAGTGACCTGCTTTCGCCATTCCCTCCGCTCAGCTCCCCTCCgctcccctccaccaccaccacctccaccacctccaccaccaccaccgccaccaccaccactgccgcGACAGCAGCCAATGATGCAGGAGAAGCCTCCTCACCCCGGGAGGTGAATCACGCTCAGACACAAAAGGTGTCTGCTCAGTGCGATAATGCAACAGTTCTCACATTCCTCTTCTTGGCTTGACCATGCTATGCTACACCACAGGGCTTTCTCTAGCATCTATTCCTCTAAATCAGAAGCCCAGGAAGTcatcaggggaaaaaaaatgtgtcttTCTCAGACCCGGTTGTTGACTCGGTGGAGTATGCTATAATGGCAGCAGTAAAACCTTCCCTTGTGAACTATGGTgaaatttattattataaccaAGTATACATCAGTATTTACTGatttctagaaaaaaataaTGGCTCTCTGTGTTTACTAGATTTAAATGAAAGAAAACTTATTTGGTCATGCTTAATATAATATGCATAACATGCATAATATGGTGTTACATGCTAGAGCACAAACTAGTTATAAAGGCTTTATAAAAGGCTTTAGCCTCCTGTCATTATTACTTAGATGACCTCTAATGCTTACCTGTGAGAACTGGAACAATCCCAGAATTCCATGTTGTGGCAAGGGGGTAAAGGCAAGGGAAACAGTCATAGAAATCAGCCTTACAGCTATCAAAACGACTCATTTTGTCTACAGATTTGAATGTAACTACATTTCTTTCCTTTGACTCGTGGCGTCTTTTGTTTGTCATGTGGGCATGTGTCACAGAGTGGAATTGTGTGACAAAGGTAGGGAGAAGGACAAATAAAGTGCCAGAGTTATTCTGGCCATGTCTGAGGTGAAAAAAGGCCCTTCTTCATGAGGAGGCAAATATACACCTGATGGGTTGCTACGCTCAGTAAGATgacctgataaaaaaaaagaaacatcatCTGCAAGGCTCCACTGGCACAGGGAGGTGCCAAGAAGAGTGCCACGCTTGTGGCCGCAGCGCGAGATAATTTTACCCGCGCCCTAGTTCTCCGCTCGCTTCCCTGAGAGACGAATGACCCAGCTAGTCTTTCTCAATTTCTGCGCCggtctcaccctccctctcctcttctctgcggCTCCGTCAACGCCCAACAGAAGAGGACTGTGGGATCACAGATTTATGGCTCACTTTGTTTGAGCATAGGAAGTCATTCTTTTGATCCCTCAAATGTAAAAAGGCCTTAAAAGTGTAAAgtgactctctctcttaatGGTGCTGTTGACATCATTGCTATTATCTGGCAAATGATGAGAGTTTTCTGTGGGAGCAAAGGGAAGAAGACTCACACAGACCATGAATGCTTGACTGTCAACAATTTTCTACTTCAACAGcagtcatcatcaccatcatcatcatcaccatcaccatcatcaccatcatcatcatcaccatgggTCTTCTTACCTGAGGGGCGGCAATGCTCAGCCCAGGGTTGTTCATTTCCATCTTTTCCTGGGACTTTTCTCTTGCCATGCGGGCAGCATCCTTCACCTCATTAAAGCGCTCTGAAAACTGTAACAGTAAAAAGCCATGGACAGATCTATAAGTTAATCATTTGAGCCAAAGGCtgttcatgtttgttttgttgggcCATCTATGAAACCAAAATGAGTTTTCTGGTCGAGGCAATAACTCCTACAACATCTGCTGGGGGATAATGTGGATAGCACTGTCAGTCCTTAACACAGTGCTTTTATTTGATGTCATTTTGAGCAGCTCCAACACTATGTATGGTTAATCAGTAATAATAAACTAAGACTTTAATCCATTACAAATGTATTTACCAATGAAGACATTTTGAGACAGGCATCTCTTTCACGCATTCAGTATGTGCAAAGCCTCCCTTTAGCGGGATAACTGGCACAAAGcctataaaaaaacaaatacaccaTAAGGCAGAACTACAGCATTCAGACAAATATTGTTTGGTTCTCTGGCTGCACCTGACCAATAATTCTGTTCACATTAAGTGCAAAAAATACTTAATGCACAAAATCAGCTCCAATTTAACGCTCCCGTTTTCACCAATCTTACTCCATTCCCAGGACATGATTTTTATAGTCACTGCCCTGGTGGGGGTTAGCTAAGGCTGCTAATGCTAACATCACACAACAGCAGCTTCTACGGGTCTACTGGTTGCCAAGCACTCCAGCTGtgcccttcctcctctctaGGAACACAGTGTGCAGTTGATGTGGAGCCTCATCCCAGTAATCTTCCTACTGCCCAATCCATTATGTGCTGAGATACCTAAATGCCCTGGCAGTAAGCTAGCTAGAGGCAACAGCTGGGAAGTTCAGAGGATTGCTCAAGGGTTCTGAGCTGAGGATTTTCTGCCCATTTCTGATTTTCCATGTTTGCTCTTTTACATGGTTGTAGGGTCAACTTACTCTTGTTATTTCAGGTAAGATTTAGAAATTGGTACATTTACATGAGAATACTGCTGAACTGTTTCTAATAGGAAGGATGTCCATGATGATTTAAAAAGGATTCATATTTTCTTCTGTGAAATATGACTGCACTGAGCAGTTTCACAACCAAATAATTCCAAATTCCAATAATACCAAATCAATGACTTTTTGGGACAAATGTCAGGAATCAAAAAGCTGTAAAATGTAGATGAGAACTATATGGCATGGCAGGCTCACCTGATGAAGCTGCTGCTCGGTGGCGAAGCCCAGGCCGTAGACGGTATTGGCCCGGCTGTCGGCCCACTGGCCAAACTTCTGGGAGGTTTTGGTGAAGGTCATGTTGGGTGAGATGGTGCTGTTGATAATCGCCTGTGAAACAAGCAAGAAAGATACAACACTGAGGGCTTCCAATCTTCTGAACGTTAGCGAAATGACTGACATGTTGATTGAGATCAGACACCGAGAATACAAAAAATTGTGGAGCAATGGAAAATGAAGATGTTTCAAAAAAAACAAGTGGTCACAGTTCATAGTGGGTTATCACAGAAAATCTAAAAACATCTGGTGACTAGTCAGTTTCACTTCAATTCTGAGGCAAACTGGAAATCCAAAGTGTACTATGAAATTCACACAAAAGCACATGAGTGGAGATCAGGGATCACAGCTGTGTACCCTTTCACCTCAGATATGGCAACAGAGTGatgaaattaaatttaattttaaaCCATAGGAGGGCAACAGCAGCTTAGGGAGACAatcattttttccccttctggCAACAAATGATTACCCCAGTCCAGCCAATGAGGAGTGACATGACCTCTCCTACTAccccactgccacacatgcagtTCACTCTGCATCTGGATAAAGAAGAGCATTTCTGGGAGGTCGTGCTGTCTTCACTAACAATTCACTAACACCTTCACTAACAATTGTCTTAACTCAATTGCAGACAACAACTGTATTTCTTGACCTTTCCAACAGACAGACATGGTTGCTGGGATGTGGGAATGTGGGTCAGACCAGAGGTGGTAGATGTAGCTGAAAGGCTCCCCTGTCTGATGGTAATCCACATGAAGCTTAGGCTTAAGGGCAGACACACGCTGAGCACAAATCCATTCTCTTTATCACTCGTTTGGCTCGTTCGATTTATCCTCGTCTCCTGTTGCGCAATTCAACAACTCGATAAATGTACAATTTGAGTGTCAACTACTGACAGGGTTTCGACATCACAAAATCAATGGGCATTACCACTTACATAGTGATTGGtcaattttgtttcattttcatACAAGGATGTCAGTAGATAACAGCATGGCGACAGTGAAACGTGTTAGACAAGAGACTATGCTGAGGATTTCCGCCAGGAAAATCTATCCTGCAGTCTCTCTGGTCATCAATATTAACACTGTGCCCATTAACATCCGGAAGTGGACTGACCAAGGCCTTTTAGAGGGATGTTTTCCATTCCTGACTCTAGTAGTGGACAGCACTAATGAGTGGACTGCCAGTGCACTTTCTCTTCACCACAGCCGTAATGAGCACTGTAGGAGGATAGAAACAGACTGGCCACACCCTTTCATCAGAGACCCAGGAGAGGTTGTTCATTTACAAACTCATGAAAGATTTAGTTGGATTTATGTCACAACACCACCATCCCCCTCAAAGCCAACTTCAAACTGATCAGCAGGAGTCTAACTGGATCTATGTCAGATTGGATGCTAACCCTTATCTTTCTGACTACACTTGATTCCACTCAAAGCGCTTTACAAtgtcatgcctcacattcacccaaacatacacacattcacacacaggctGCAATAAAAGGAGCCAACCTGCACATATTACTCAATTTACCATCCAAAACTGTTATCAATTAATTTCAAAAGGATTTATTTAACTGACCATTCTAGGGAGAACCGACACATCAGCGTATGATGATTTATCTACTCCTGTGGTGGCACGCACAGGTATGGGAGAGCGCTCAGGTGGTGTCTCTGATGCCAGGCCAGATCAGCGTGCTAACCTTAGTTCCGCCCACACTGATGATGCGGTACACATTCCGGTTGGCGTCGTAAAAAAAGGAAACGGTAACAGCATGCTTGCTGGCAGGGATCCAGTTGCGTTTGGTGGCTGGGTCGATCTGGAACACATGAGCTCTCGCGCTGAAGATTGGCTGCTCCCTGAAATTGAGACGTTTACAACAACAAATCAAAAACAGACACAGGCAAAAAAGACAGACATATGTGTGGAGAAAGAAATACAGGATATTAAAGAAAGGAGAATGAAAGACTGGAGAGAAGGAGGGTCacagaggcagaggagaaagcAGAGACATGAGAAGTGGGACATGACTCTCTTCTGTGTTATGTAATCGGTCCGCTTGGTGCCCGCCTGGGCCCCATGGCTTTTGGCTACATGAGCCTGCCTCTAAGCCTGAGACACTTATGGCAGGGTAACTCGAACCTCGCACATGATTTAAAAGTATGGAGAGCTCCGCTACTCCATGCAAACTGTGTCCTCTGGATGGACCTTCCTCTGTTGACTTGTCTGTTGCTGCGGTGAGATAAACATTTCTTAGCCTCACAACATCAAGACATGTTTTGCAATACATCTTTCACAAAAGTCAAGTGTTGTAACATTGTAACAGAGTTGGCAAATTCAGCCCACTCTGACAGTTGACTCAGTATTAACCAtacattcacttcctgtttttgcCCATGTAACCACAGAGTATCCGTATCCTAGATACGGTGGTAAATATTTGAACTGTAGCCGCAGGCTTGAGTGTGCTTTGGCTGACGCTCGTTGGAAAATGTGAAAAAGCTGGTGAAAATCTGAATGACTGACATAACGTGAGGGAGTGGCCAAACGTCTGCAAAGTGAATATAAGGTCACCGGCCAAACTGGCAGGCAATAAGGGGATAACTCACCCCTTCGTCAGACCACACAAACAGAATCGGCTACTAAACA from Alosa alosa isolate M-15738 ecotype Scorff River chromosome 1, AALO_Geno_1.1, whole genome shotgun sequence harbors:
- the LOC125303366 gene encoding homer protein homolog 3 isoform X1, with the translated sequence MFPLHREREQPIFSARAHVFQIDPATKRNWIPASKHAVTVSFFYDANRNVYRIISVGGTKAIINSTISPNMTFTKTSQKFGQWADSRANTVYGLGFATEQQLHQFSERFNEVKDAARMAREKSQEKMEMNNPGLSIAAPQFSQDLSDELQSPPVMCANGPEDKLFRSQSADITLNSEKERIKKMLSEGSICEMNLEAELFTLQDSNSKLVAALHEANANVEQWKKQLVAYQDETERLREQVADLEAHGGHGPSDMLKDELTQSLEELEALLKAKDEEIRILQAKKSNFHEMEQEREEAIHRIQELEIRNVELERRVQSAEQSLANSLEERDRIESEVQRVVEILDVKIFDLNDLRQSLVKLIDK
- the LOC125303366 gene encoding homer protein homolog 3 isoform X2, giving the protein MFPLHREREQPIFSARAHVFQIDPATKRNWIPASKHAVTVSFFYDANRNVYRIISVGGTKAIINSTISPNMTFTKTSQKFGQWADSRANTVYGLGFATEQQLHQFSERFNEVKDAARMAREKSQEKMEMNNPGLSIAAPQDLSDELQSPPVMCANGPEDKLFRSQSADITLNSEKERIKKMLSEGSICEMNLEAELFTLQDSNSKLVAALHEANANVEQWKKQLVAYQDETERLREQVADLEAHGGHGPSDMLKDELTQSLEELEALLKAKDEEIRILQAKKSNFHEMEQEREEAIHRIQELEIRNVELERRVQSAEQSLANSLEERDRIESEVQRVVEILDVKIFDLNDLRQSLVKLIDK